The Eurosta solidaginis isolate ZX-2024a chromosome 4, ASM4086904v1, whole genome shotgun sequence genome includes a window with the following:
- the mRpL49 gene encoding large ribosomal subunit protein mL49 has translation MAARRFLSVLTKQNIQLLSNNVKCLPPFTAFRQSSYRSSQPVGSLEEYPDVEIVYNAPEWKYVERLLPHKTVPKPIEKPEFPSGWKPATADGPELKYFVARTKNHMIPVYLRKTFRGQRRVTIVRRIQGDLWELEKELRAVVEKARDGRLCASRINEMSGQIHFHGDYVDDIREYLKEKGF, from the exons ATGGCTGCTCGAAGATTCTTATCGGTGTTAACTAAGCAAAATATACAATTATTGTCCAATAATGTTAAG TGCTTGCCACCTTTTACTGCATTCCGACAATCTAGTTATCGGTCATCCCAACCTGTCGGATCTCTTGAGGAATATCCTGATGTAGAAATTGTATATAATGCTCCAGAATGGAAATATGTAGAACGTTTGCTACCACATAAGACAGTACCAAAACCGATTGAAAAACCGGAATTTCCCTCAGGCTGGAAGCCGGCAACTGCAGATGGACCAGAGCTTAAATATTTTGTTGCGCGTACTAAAAACCACATGATACCTGTTTATTTACGTAAAACTTTTCGCGGTCAACGGCGCGTCACGATAGTGCGGCGCATACAGGGCGACTTATGGGAATTAGAAAAGGAACTACGTGCTGTTGTGGAGAAAGCACGAGATGGTAGATTGTGTGCGAGCCGGATAAATGAAATGAGTGGTCAAATACATTTTCATGGAGATTATGTGGATGATATTCGGGAATACTTGAAAGAGAAAGGCTTCTAA